A window from Streptomyces subrutilus encodes these proteins:
- a CDS encoding nitronate monooxygenase translates to MPQSPPNLPAAPRPWLIQGGMGVGVSGWRLARAVAREGQLGVVSGTALDVVLARVLQTGDPGGHARRALAAFPHPGLARAVLDRYHRADGLAEGAPMRPAPRLRAAGGGPADVLTVLGNFVEVWLAKEGHDGTVGINYLEKIQLATAPAMFGAILAGVDHVLVGAGVPGQIPALASRLARCEPCLTKVTVDGDEEPLDHPFDPRALLAGHPPGPLRRPEVLAIVSLPVLASYLARDPATRPDGYVIETSGAGGHSAPPRGPLRLDGAGEPLYGPRDHPDLARMAALGLPFWLAGGQASPGALAAARARGAAGVQVGSAFALCEESGIARPLREELLGRARAGTLTVRNDPRASPTAFPFKVAELPGTLSEPEVAAARRRVCDLGFLRTPVRGERGLVYRCAAEPVAAYVRKGGSAAGAEGRRCLCNGLLATVGLAQRRPGGRVEPALVTLGKDLSFLPALSPDGRPYSAAAVVRWLGGTDRAAAADRAGSAPGTP, encoded by the coding sequence ATGCCGCAGAGCCCCCCGAACCTCCCCGCCGCGCCCCGCCCCTGGCTCATCCAGGGCGGCATGGGCGTCGGCGTGTCCGGCTGGAGGCTGGCCCGGGCCGTGGCCCGCGAGGGACAGCTCGGGGTGGTCTCCGGGACCGCGCTCGACGTCGTCCTGGCCCGGGTGCTCCAGACCGGCGACCCGGGCGGCCACGCCCGCCGCGCGCTCGCCGCCTTCCCGCACCCCGGGCTCGCCCGGGCCGTGCTCGACCGCTACCACCGTGCGGACGGCCTCGCCGAGGGCGCGCCGATGCGGCCCGCCCCGCGGCTGCGGGCGGCCGGCGGCGGACCGGCCGACGTCCTCACCGTCCTCGGCAACTTCGTCGAGGTCTGGCTCGCGAAGGAGGGACATGACGGAACCGTCGGCATCAACTACCTGGAGAAGATCCAGCTGGCCACCGCCCCCGCGATGTTCGGCGCGATCCTGGCAGGCGTCGACCACGTGCTCGTGGGTGCGGGGGTCCCCGGACAGATCCCGGCCCTCGCCTCGCGGCTGGCGCGCTGCGAACCCTGCCTGACGAAGGTCACCGTGGATGGGGACGAGGAGCCCCTCGACCACCCCTTCGACCCGCGCGCCCTGCTCGCCGGGCACCCGCCCGGCCCGCTGCGCCGCCCGGAGGTGCTGGCCATCGTCTCCCTGCCGGTGCTGGCGTCCTACCTCGCCCGCGACCCGGCCACCCGGCCCGACGGGTACGTGATCGAGACCAGCGGGGCGGGCGGGCACAGCGCCCCGCCGCGCGGACCGCTGCGGCTCGACGGGGCCGGCGAGCCGCTCTACGGGCCGCGCGACCATCCGGACCTGGCCCGGATGGCGGCCCTCGGACTGCCGTTCTGGCTGGCCGGCGGACAGGCGAGCCCCGGGGCCCTCGCCGCCGCCCGGGCGCGGGGGGCGGCCGGCGTGCAGGTCGGCAGCGCCTTCGCGCTGTGCGAGGAGTCGGGCATCGCGCGCCCACTGCGCGAAGAGCTGCTCGGCCGGGCGCGCGCCGGCACCCTCACCGTCCGCAACGACCCCCGGGCCTCGCCCACCGCGTTCCCGTTCAAGGTCGCCGAGCTGCCGGGCACGCTCTCCGAGCCGGAGGTGGCCGCGGCCCGGCGCCGGGTGTGCGACCTGGGCTTCCTGCGCACGCCGGTGCGCGGGGAGCGCGGCCTGGTCTACCGGTGCGCGGCCGAGCCGGTGGCGGCGTACGTCCGCAAGGGCGGGAGCGCGGCCGGCGCGGAGGGCCGGCGGTGCCTGTGCAACGGCCTGCTGGCCACCGTCGGCCTGGCCCAGCGGCGGCCCGGCGGCCGGGTGGAACCGGCGCTGGTGACCCTCGGCAAGGACCTGTCGTTCCTGCCGGCGCTGTCCCCGGACGGGCGCCCGTACTCGGCGGCGGCCGTGGTGCGGTGGCTGGGCGGGACGGACCGGGCCGCCGCTGCGGACCGGGCGGGGAGCGCGCCCGGCACGCCGTGA